TCGCCCGGAGCTGTTCAAGCAGATCACTGAGGTTGTAGCGGAGTTTTCTGAGTTCTCCTTCAAGGATTTGCCCCTTATTGATCAGAATGGTCGGTGTACCGCAGATGATACCGCGGGCTTTTTCACTCTTTAAAGCGATCTCCGAAATGGCTAGACCGAGCAGAAGCAGGATCAGGACCGGAAATAAGCCCGCCACCAGCGGAATACCGGAATCCTGACTCGGGATAACGGCAAGTTCGGAAATCATCAGAATAATAACAAGCTCAAAAGGCTGGAGCTGACCAATTTGTCTTTTACCCATGACTCTTAAGACGAGGACAATAATCAAATAGAGGATAATCGTTCGAACAATACCGATCAGCAATGGCGTGTGCTCCTTTCGGCCAATATCTCTATTAATTTTTTCCCTGTCCGGGCAATTTATTCTCAATTTCCTGAAAGTTATGAGGAAAATGCCATGTGATTACCAAAAAAATCAAGAAAATGGAGTGTTTAAAATCTTCCCAAGAACTTTGTTTTGATATACAATGAATAGAATGATAGAATTAATTTGGAAATTCATATTTTTTGTAGAATAAGGAGGAAAGCACGTGTTCGAAAACGACATACTGGTTGCTGGTGCAGATCCTGGTTTTGGCGCCATAAAGCTCGATATTGGCGATACGAAGATATTATTTCCTGCACTCATCTGTAATGGTAATGAGAGAATTTTCTCAACCTTGGGCAGAACTGAGCTTGAAAAAGGATCGGATCTCGATAAACAAATCGCTTCTCTTGATGTCATTGTCAGAAATAATTCCAGCGGCGTAGAACGGCATTATTTTATGGGAAGCCTGGCCGAGAGTCTGAATCCCAAAGAAGCTCATTATTGTTGGGATGAAGATAAATCTATGGACGAAGAAGCGATGTCTTTGCTGATCGTGGGCTTAGCTTTGGCCCAGCCTTATCCTAAGACGAACATCTATCTCGGAACCGGGGTTCCTGTCAAATTCTACGCCTCTCTGAAAGACAAATATGAGGCAGAATTAAAGGGTTCTTTTTCTGTGACTTTTCTGTCCGGCACATTCAAAGGACAAACGCGCAGTATGAACATTCTCCGTTCGCGAGTGCTGCCTCAAAGTTACGGCGTATTCATCAAGGAAACACTGACTGAAGACGGCAAACCGACCAATCCGAAGCTTTTCGGCGGTTATGTCGTTGTTATAGATCCTGGTTTCAGAACGACGGATATTGCCACATTTTACGATGGCATTATGCTTGATCCGCCGAATTCATTCAGCATTGAGAAGGGGCTGCAATGGGCCTATGCCGGCGTAGCTGAAAAACTCAAAGAAATGACCATGAACCATACCAACCCGATCGAGACGGATGACAAGGAACTTGATAAAATTTTCAGAGTGAATAAAGGATTATATCCGTGGAATAACGGAGCAATTGACCTTAATCCTGTCATGAAGAAGATGCTGGCCCAACTGGCCGCTGATATTTCCAGGGAAATTATGAAGACGCTGAAACCGATGGCCGGCAGGATTCATACAATTCTTGTTGCCGGTAAAGTTGGAGAGATGATCTTTGAATATCTGAATCTGGAAAATAAGATTCTGATTGACGATCCTCAGTTTGGGAATGCAGCAGGTTTCCGGATTATGGCCGCAAACCTGGTCAACAATCTTACCAGGAAAGTAAATGTTGAATAATGAAAACAACAGGTCATCTTGTACTCTATATTTCTGAAAATGAAGATTTTGAGCTCTGGAGGGTTCTTTCGCAGATCCCTCCGGAGGAACGGTCTGCTTTTGTCAAAAATGCCCTGAAAACTGCGATTGTCCAAAACAATGAGTCCAGAAATCCTCAGGATCATTGGGCAAGGCAAAATAACATTCTGCGGCTTGATAAGAGCGCCGGTCAAAGCCCGGTGATGAATGAGGTGGCCATGGAGGAGCTGGGCTACAACACGATTGCTGCTGCGGATGAAAAAGCCATGCGGCCGTTAATGAACGGTATTCCTCAGGGCAGGGGAAATCCCAGACCCGAGGTGGATTTCGACCTCGTACGCGTGGAAGAATTGCTGCA
This genomic stretch from Dehalobacter restrictus DSM 9455 harbors:
- a CDS encoding DUF421 domain-containing protein; translation: MLIGIVRTIILYLIIVLVLRVMGKRQIGQLQPFELVIILMISELAVIPSQDSGIPLVAGLFPVLILLLLGLAISEIALKSEKARGIICGTPTILINKGQILEGELRKLRYNLSDLLEQLRAKNLPNIADVEYAILETNGQLSVIPKTGKRPVNTQDLKLQVIAEGLPLALIMDGKLQQKNLEKSGVNIQWLNKELTKANVPDIKKVFFASIDSQRKLYIQQKADPNK
- a CDS encoding ParM/StbA family protein — translated: MFENDILVAGADPGFGAIKLDIGDTKILFPALICNGNERIFSTLGRTELEKGSDLDKQIASLDVIVRNNSSGVERHYFMGSLAESLNPKEAHYCWDEDKSMDEEAMSLLIVGLALAQPYPKTNIYLGTGVPVKFYASLKDKYEAELKGSFSVTFLSGTFKGQTRSMNILRSRVLPQSYGVFIKETLTEDGKPTNPKLFGGYVVVIDPGFRTTDIATFYDGIMLDPPNSFSIEKGLQWAYAGVAEKLKEMTMNHTNPIETDDKELDKIFRVNKGLYPWNNGAIDLNPVMKKMLAQLAADISREIMKTLKPMAGRIHTILVAGKVGEMIFEYLNLENKILIDDPQFGNAAGFRIMAANLVNNLTRKVNVE